Genomic DNA from Peribacillus sp. FSL H8-0477:
TGTTTGAGCGCGATGTTCATAAAATAATTCAATTAATAGAAAGCTATAATGATAAAGAATTATTTGAACAAGGTGGTAGACAATGGGCAACGACCACCCCTTCTAGTTGGCCAATTTGAAAATGGGTTCATATTAATACGGTTGCACCATTCAAATCATTTCGTACAAAAATTAGAAAATGGAAAAAGCTTAGAGGAATATAATTTTTTTGGATCAAATAGATAAGAATTAAATTTACCATATAAAAATCCCGACTTATCTAGATAAGTCGAGATCTTATTTGCTTATAATGTAATAATAATCGGTCCAGCCTTCGTTACAATAAGGGTATGTTCGTATTGAGCGACGAAGCTTTTTCCTGTCACATAGGTCCAACCGTCGTCTTTTTGGTATACTTCTTCTTCCAAGTTCGAGATAAATGGTTCAAATGCGATTACCATACCCTCTTTTAATAATTCATCATCCCATGTATCATTATAATTATAAATGTGGTCAGGTGCTTCGTGTATGGAACGGCCGATCCCATGTCCTGTAAGGTTTTTGATAACCGTTAATCCATTCTCTCTCGCTGTTTGGAAAACTGCTTTTCCAAGTCCGCTTTTTTTGGAACCAGGTTTTACTTTCTTAATTCCTGCCTCAAATGCCTTCTTAGCCACGTCGCATATTTTCTTCAATTCTTCTTTTCCTTCGCCTACAACAATCG
This window encodes:
- the map gene encoding type I methionyl aminopeptidase produces the protein MIAKTEEDFNGLKEIGRIVASIRDELVQRTIPGITTKELDDHAGVLLEKAGAISAPKGEYDFPGYTCISVNEEVAHGIPGSRVIQEGDLVNIDVSGSKNGYFADTGVSIVVGEGKEELKKICDVAKKAFEAGIKKVKPGSKKSGLGKAVFQTARENGLTVIKNLTGHGIGRSIHEAPDHIYNYNDTWDDELLKEGMVIAFEPFISNLEEEVYQKDDGWTYVTGKSFVAQYEHTLIVTKAGPIIITL